One genomic region from Zalophus californianus isolate mZalCal1 chromosome 12, mZalCal1.pri.v2, whole genome shotgun sequence encodes:
- the PTN gene encoding pleiotrophin isoform X1 yields the protein MQSQQYVQPRRKFAAAFLAFIFILAAVDTAEAGKKEKPEKKVKKSDCGEWQWSVCVPTSGDCGLGTREGTRTGAECKQTMKTQRCKIPCNWKKQFGAECKYQFQAWGECDLNTALKTRTGSLKRALHNADCQKTVTISKPCGKLTKPKPQESKKKKKEGKKQEKMLD from the exons ATGCAGTCCCAACAGTACGTGCAGCCGCGTCGAAAATTTGCAGCTGCCTTCCTGGCATTCATTTTCATCTTGGCAGCTGTGGACACTGCTGaagcagggaagaaagagaagccag aaaaaaaagtgaagaagtcTGACTGTGGGGAATGGCAGTGGAGTGTGTGCGTGCCCACCAGTGGGGACTGTGGCCTGGGCACCCGGGAGGGCACCCGGACTGGAGCTGAGTGTAAGCAAACCATGAAGACCCAGAGATGTAAGATCCCCTGCAACTGGAAAAAGCAATTTGGAG CGGAGTGCAAATACCAGTTTCAGGCCTGGGGAGAATGCGACCTGAATACCGCCTTGAAAACCAGAACTGGAAGTCTGAAGCGAGCCCTCCACAATGCCGACTGCCAGAAGACAGTCACCATCTCCAAGCCCTGTGGCAAGCTGACTAAGCCCAAACCTCAAG